From Dermacentor albipictus isolate Rhodes 1998 colony chromosome 8, USDA_Dalb.pri_finalv2, whole genome shotgun sequence:
GCAGTTTGCATGACATACTTCATCACAATCAACAAGTAATGATCCACCGAATTAGCTGAAAGATTAACATTTAAGTGTGATCGAAACATCTGCATGCAACTTTCCCAATTCCATCTAACCATGATGGTGACAGAGCAGGGACTGTCGTCAATCACTTTCGGACACCATAAGCTTTCATGGCATGATGAACCTCGCCAAGCTGCGTTGTGCACTTGCTGCTTGACAGGCAAGGAACTCAAGGCACTAAAAATATCTCGGCAATCCGATATTGCATATTGGTGTTCTTGAACCTGGGGTACGCCACGTTTGACTTCAGGAAACAGGTACTCTTCATGGTCTTCAGAAGacaatacaaaacaaaacaagaaccaACAGAATATATTAGGCTAGCTCACTAATCTATCAACAGCCTTCCAGTAGTATTTACTAAACTCTGCACTAAGTACTGCAACCAAACAGAAAGCACCACAAATGGGGAGGGGGAATGGCCAAAAACTGAGTATGCATGCATGCCACAGTTACCTCTACCGCACCCTTTCCCAAGAAGTTGATCGCAGTGTAGTTTATAACAGACACATTCTTACATAATTTACAGAGAACATTGTGCCCTCTCTTTGGACTTTAAGACACTGTGGCAGATGGCTGAAGCCCCTACAGTATGTGTGCAATTTAAATGCTCAACCAGCACTGGTAGTGAAAAGGCTTGCATTGAGAGTGCGGTACCAGACCTGTACACATAGGGAGAGCAGCAAATTCTGTTCAGTTTCATTCAAAGTATGGCTAAATATCTTCCGCCTTGGCCGTAGTCTGAAAGAAATTGACCCTTTTACTGTTAGCACAAAGCAGACATCTTGGCTGCCCAATGTACTGAGTGTCTCCTCATTATGACTAATCACACAAAATGTGATGAAAGAAGTGCAATATAACTCAAAAACAAAATATTGATGAGAAAGAGCGAAGCAAGAGAAACTTGGGCGCCTTAAATGAAAAGAAACGGACTATTTCGGAAGGTTTTTCGAGCACTTAAAATTATGTTCAGTGAAAGTTTTGCTGTCTAGCTGGCTAACCAGCCTGTTTGCATCCAATGGTCAAGGAAGGTACACACATGCACCAAGACAAAAGCTGCTTACATTCAAGAAGGGAAAAACTCTCTCTGGCATTAAAGATGGCAAAGCATTGGATGCGCCTCAACTACAGAAACTTGCAAATCTGCAGGACTACACTGTCATCTGTCTGGAATTTCTCACTAAGCACTGTACAAACTGCGACTCTCACACCGAGCGGCAACAAACCACTGCCATCTTCGCTCACTTTGTGTCTTTGATCACCCTCTTAGATTTGCTTTCTATTATACAAGCTGTTGTGCCGACCTCTTGACACCCACTCTCAATCGAGCATAAACAGCAGCACCAAAATCATGTGCATCTCACTTTATGTCCTTCGGCGCCTGCTCATTGCTTCGATCGCGGAAAAACCCCGCCTGTGTCCGACACTCGCGCACAGTCACCGTGACCAGGTTGGCCGTCACATCCGTGATGAGGACCTGATCCACTACTGGGCTCTGCTTTTGCCAGAAGTCTGGGATGATGGCAAGCTGGCTGTACTCTGGCTCGGCTACAGCCGGCTCAGCGCTGGCTTCCTTGGGTGGCAGCAGCATTGGAGGAGACGCAGCCTGGCCATTGTGACTGTGCATCGGCTTTCCTTGTGAGACGGCTGACACTGCTGGTTTGCAGACATTCTCGCGGTCGCTGCCTGGCTGAGGTGGTGCGCTGTCGCGGCCATTGAGAACGGGAGCTGCTGACTGCACTGGCTGCTGAGGTGCCACAATGCCTGTGGCAGGAACAGGGTGCGTAGGAAGAGGGGCAGGGGAGCTGACGGGTACAGTAGTGGGGTTGGGGGTAGGACCGGCAGAGTTGGCAGAATTCGAATTTGTCGCGACCTGATGAGATGGTGAACTGGCTGGGGGAGTCAGATGAGGAATAGGAGGCCGCGAAATTCGTGCAACCGTTGCCGGTCCGAGCTGCCCGGTACCCAAGCGGGCGGCTACGGGGGGCACTGCAAGGTGCGAGGCAGGGGGGTGAGTGTGGTGAACATGCAGCGGCGGTTGCGTCACGCTGACAGCAAGGCGCGGAGTGATGGGCTTGAAGGCCATCGGTGGCCGCAGAGGTGCCCTCGCTGGTGACGAGCCATTCATGAATGGTGCCGCCACTGTAGAGATGGGAGGGGGCTTGCCAGCAGTGCTGACTGCAGGTACATCCACTGGCCTAGACAACCTAGGCATCTTGCTGGGCGGTTGCTGGACAACAGCTGTGACCGCAACGTGTGGACTAGATGACGCTGGCTTCACATCTAACTTGCGTTTGGTTGCGGTGTCTGGCTTCTTTGAAGCTTCTAACACTGGCGGGAAAGAAGGACCTGCCTCAACTTGGTTTGGCTTCGAGATGGGGGACAATGTTGCTGGTTCAGAGCTCTTTTCAGATGGCGATTGACTGGGGGTCGCATCTGCATTGGCTGCAGTCAGTGGTTTGGCCTTTTCTTCCTGTTCTTTGTGGCTCTTGGCACTCTGAAGTGTTTTTGGTGGGCTGACTGTCGCAGCAGCAGGCTTGGGCTTTACTGTCGGCTCCTTAGCCTCAGCTGGCTGTGGCTTCGGTGTCGCAGCAGttgctggctgctgctgtggtgatgtCGCAGATTGCGACGTAGACATTGAAAGTCGCGACACAGCTGTCACTGTGGAGCCTTCTTTATCTTCAGTTGCTGCTGCACCAGGTGACAACACAGGTGGGGGACTATGCGGTGGAGATACTGCAGAGTTTGTCTCTGTGCTTGAGCTGTTGCCGTGGGGTGTTGCAGGTGCATCGTTGGAGGTATCGTCCTCGCTCTTGGCCTTGCTGGAGTCATGTCGGAAATCTTGCTGCGGCTCGCCGGTGCTCTGTGAGGAAAGTCAGGAAAAGCCGCAAGGTTAGGAGAGGCTGGAAATATAATCCACTGTGGATCACTACACATTTACACAAGTGCTGAACTAGGTAGGATAGATGTCAGCAAATGTAAGAAGCCTGCAGGAAACTGGCACTTGCCCTCTTACATGTGAACTATACCTGTGTGTTTCTTGGATATCTGTCGCAGAACGGGATAGACTCAACATAAAGACCTCTCCAACAAGACCTCCGTAGACATCAGCATAATGCCCTCTCGACTGTTTTTAATTCAGCAGCATGCTTCAGAAGCAACAGATGTGAATTGAATATAGTCTACAGGCAACATTTGATAGTCGCTAAACGTTAAAGGGGTCCGAACCACCCCTTCTGCTAGGCGAAAAAACTCTTCGCAGAGAGCATATGCTACTGTGAACTCGGACAAATTTTGCACTCGGAAGTGGAGCGCAAATTCACCCTTTTCCTAaccgctctcttttcaacagaaccCTTCACCTGACCCACTATGGGGCTGCCATAAATCAAGAAGCAGGAGTCAATTATCGTTTGCTCACGCTTGGCCGCGTCCACCCATGTAGGTATGGAACTTTGGCCTCACTGCTTACCGAGGTGTTGTAGCTGTTGACTACGATAAGTCTTGAACATTCAACTAGCCTCGAACTACACGAAACTAAAGGCCAGACCGCACGTACGCTATGCCTGCCGCACTTCATGAAGAGTGATCAGCAATCACAAGGGATGCACCAGTGCGCTCACTCCTGGCTAGACAGGCTTCGCATTGAGTGTTACAAATATGCAATTTAGGTGTGCCTAGTATTCATGCAGGACAAAACcagtccgcaccacgtagcacggccaCGCTGGAGCATGCACTCTAACTCTGCTGTGCACTTACAACTGCACATAGCTGCATAGTGTAAGTACTGTGGGCACCGCGGAGTGCTgtgacgagcccgctcgccataaGGCGGTAGGTGGAGTATCACTACCAGTAGTACCTTCGGAATAGATGACATTGAGGGTGAATGGCAAAGGCAAATACTTAAGTGTTATTGACTGGCTTGGCCGGCCGGCCGGATCTAGGCTTTCAGGGGTGGCAAGGAACTTTTCATTGCCACGAGGGACGTTGACGTCTGCCCCTGCCCTTCTCTACATCCTACCCACCTTCCTACACCCCAGCATAGGCCTCACAGGCATCCACTACAACCGATTTGTACACTTCAGCAGTAGCACAGCTCATTTTTCTACCTTGTTTGTCCACTGTTGATCTGATTCACTTGAAATGGTCATCTTTAAAATGTTTACTGTCAGAACAGTATTGTGCAAATGTGTCCTTGCAAGTCGGCACAGTAAGTGGATACTTGCTTCATATTTTATTGGGCTATATGCTCACACACTCATGCCTACTGGCATTCGCCAATGCTCCTGCTCATACTCTTCAACACTAATTCGCATTCATACTTGCGTCCATTCATACTGAAACTGGAGACGCCGACTTTTGTAGATAATCTAACTAGCTGGAACTCCCTCcccctttgcaaaaaaaaaaaaaaaggagagaacaGATGTCCTTTGAAACAAACACTTATTCCTCGTTCATACCCATAAGGAATCGCACCACTCATCACTATCCCATGCCTATGAAATCAGTGAAGAGTAAGCAGGAGTCATCGTGTTCATAAGTGAGTATGCCAACCTATGTGTTGCCTGCTGCTGTGCAGATGGCTGAACCTCAAGTCAACCTGCGAATTAAGCTTTTTCCCTGCCGAGTTGCCAATTACTTCTGTATAAAATACAAAATAAAGTCCAAGTAATTTATCGTAAGCCAT
This genomic window contains:
- the LOC139049176 gene encoding chromobox protein homolog 2-like, which translates into the protein MPVGMCEPSTKPSRERRRRLRRTPPSKYDNDVMELSSVGERVFAAECIQKKRIRKGRVEYLVKWRGWSHKYNTWEPEENILDGRLLEAFESSQRDSGSGKRGQKSKKERSHSTGEPQQDFRHDSSKAKSEDDTSNDAPATPHGNSSSTETNSAVSPPHSPPPVLSPGAAATEDKEGSTVTAVSRLSMSTSQSATSPQQQPATAATPKPQPAEAKEPTVKPKPAAATVSPPKTLQSAKSHKEQEEKAKPLTAANADATPSQSPSEKSSEPATLSPISKPNQVEAGPSFPPVLEASKKPDTATKRKLDVKPASSSPHVAVTAVVQQPPSKMPRLSRPVDVPAVSTAGKPPPISTVAAPFMNGSSPARAPLRPPMAFKPITPRLAVSVTQPPLHVHHTHPPASHLAVPPVAARLGTGQLGPATVARISRPPIPHLTPPASSPSHQVATNSNSANSAGPTPNPTTVPVSSPAPLPTHPVPATGIVAPQQPVQSAAPVLNGRDSAPPQPGSDRENVCKPAVSAVSQGKPMHSHNGQAASPPMLLPPKEASAEPAVAEPEYSQLAIIPDFWQKQSPVVDQVLITDVTANLVTVTVRECRTQAGFFRDRSNEQAPKDIK